The Cryptococcus neoformans var. grubii H99 chromosome 13, complete sequence genomic interval CGGTATCGACCCCATCCCCAAGACTAGTCCCGCAACCTTTTACTAACTGGGGCGAAGCTCGTAGCCGAGTGATCTGCGATAATTCTGGGTCTGGGGAGCAATCATCTTTTGGACATTTTTCTGGTTGGAAAGAACGTGGTGACCATACCCAGTATAGTATCGTAGTGCCTATCATGACGGGCCAAGGAATTGCATATCAAGCGGCTGAAGAGGAGTGCGATGCGTGCTGTAGCTATTTTTCGAGCCAGAACTCTCAGCAGATGACTGGCAGCTTTTATCGACCTCCAAGCCACTCACGAGATTCTCAGTGGGATATAGCAAGCAACCCTGTGAACAATGGAAGACATCGATTGGAAGACAGCTCTGTCGGGCTGCAGTACACTAGAGTGCAGACAAATTGTCTGGGAGAACCTAAAGGTTTTCAAAAGAATCCTTCACTTTCGCCTGATAAACGTTATGCAGGCGGGGTGTGAGTGTCGGCCACAGATATCGGCTATAGTATCACATGTATATAGTGGCGCTTGGATTGAAGACGTATATTAGTTGGCTGGCACGGTGAGCAAACCCGCTGGATCGACCGGATACAAAAGATGGATAAACACCCAGGCCCTTAAAGAGGATGGCAGGTTTCGTCCCTAATTAATAAGCAATGAACGCTGCAGATTACTATCCAGTGCAACTATTCATCTACCTCCCCCTTATAAACCAtgttcatctccttcatgCCCTGTAGCCCTCTCACCCGATGACTTTGGATTAATACTCGTTCTCGTTGTTATCTCATTTATGCCATTGAGACCCATAGTATTCGAATTGAGGTAGTGTATCGGACGAGGTGTAGGAGTTCCGGATCCGGAGCCAGAAGAGGAGCCGCCAGAGGAATGGAAGCGGGTTATGGGGTATGGTTGTGGGGTTCGGGAGGTGTGCTGTAGGCTGTATCGATGTAAAAGAAGGTCAGAAGACGCATGCATAGGCGCTGTAAAGAGTGTTGGGGGGATGCTTACgggttggaagaggagtaaTCGCAGTGTACATAAGCTCGAATTACACCGTCCAAGCTGCTGAGTTTCAGTATTTCGGCAGAGTGATATTTGTCAAGGACTGACCTTTCTATCACACATCTGTGCATCTGTTAGCAAAACATCTAGAGACCCAAGTCGGGGTCAACTCACTGTATAGTCTCTCCGACATCATGGGCGTAGTGCAGTGAGCTCGACTTGGGAAGGATTacatccacctccacaATTAAATCATCTCTAATTACCTTATCAGTCGGAAACTCTATACCGTGGTAGCCATTTACTCACCCAATATGATAACATTCAATATCTGCAATCTCCAAAACTGGGTTGAACCTCGAGACAAGATACAGCACTCGTGTAATTTGGTCTGCAGATGCAGTTTTACCAGACACTTAATCGATTCATCAAGGTATACAGCATTAATCAGTCTGACACAGGAtgcaaggagaagactgATTGGAAACCCACAGTTTGCAAAGTTTTCGTGAAGAGTTTTGATCCATTCCACGATGATATACGCCGAAAGGATCATACCTCCGATCGGATCTAATAATCTCCAGTGAAGTAATGAACCAATCCACTGTTTAGGTATAGTAAGTATATATTCAGTGGATGGGGATTAGTTGTATGGCGTACGGGGAAAGCCAGCGACATGGTGTTGAAGAACACATCGTTCTCTGCATCCTGTGCAAGTGCTTGCACTCCAGATGAAGGAATACGGGAGCACCAAACCCATCTGTTTGTGTATTAGCACAGGCTCAGCATGCTATAAACTTGACTGCGTACAAGATTGTTTTGATACCGATTGTGGCAAGCATAATTCTGCTTTATATGTTAGTAAATCCTTCTTCGATCAAAGTCGGCAAACCTACCCCACACCTAAAGGTCCAAGATCAATAGGCCCTTCTTCAGGAGGTCCAATGGTCCTTTTGAATGACTCTATGAATACTTGCACGAAAGAAGCAATCATGGCTACAGAGAAGATCAACTGTTCAGAGGTTATCAGTCCATTAATTCACTTTCAGCGCTCAAAAAAAGGGAGACGTACAACTCCTAATGGTTCAAACCTCCGTTTCCCTGTTGGGTATTTATGTGAATCTGTCTTTATTCCTATCGCCAAACTCGTTCCTAGGATGATGAATGTGCTTAAAAGATCTAAGGCGGAGTCCACGAGAGAAGCAGCAAGGGAAATAGACGATGAGTGGAGGACGGCGGCAGTTTTTCCTCCAACAAGAAGGACATTAACCATCGTGTTTACTAGAAGAAGTGTGATTATCGCTCGAGGATTATAACGAAGAGTAGAACCTACTGTTGAGCGCTAGCCGAGCAagtttctctctcctctcagcTTTGGCATCTGCTAATAATGGTGTTCCTTCCCGTGGAtctccattctcatccCCAATCTCaacccctcctcctgctccaTTCATCCCCCAGTAGCTATCCCTCCTTGCCGCCTTGGGGCTGgccacctcttcttcgagatCACCTAATCTTTGCATGTACGTTCGCGAGGGAGCAAAAGATAATGCGATGTTGTGCGTCAGCTCTCCTGACAGAATTCCATCCACCTCGAGGTAATGCTCGCGCAAGATTGCTAGGTTGCGATAATAGGGCCGTAACTTTTTGGGAAGTTTTGATATCTCATCATTACTTATGGGTAATCCGTCAAAATCGCCGCTCCTCTCATGCTGACTGATGATTCCTTCCTTACGAGCTTCTTCGAATGTCATTCCCCTCCCTCGACGAAGAGCGAGGGGCGATTGGGTAGCCGCTAGGGGCGGTGACCATTGGGCTTCAGATTCCGGAGGATGAGCGGGATTGTGGAAGTGATTGTTGAGACAGGATGCGGTACCAAGGGATGAGGAAATTCGGGGCGAGCGATGATTGTTAGAGGAGCCATAAGAGGTCGTCACTGAGTGTTGGATCGGCGGTCTTTTATCTGCCATTTTGTCGAATGCGCTTCCTGAGATGGGAAATGGCGGCGTCCGTTGATAAAATGGGAGAGACAATAATCGATGTTCCGCCGCTCTCGTTTGGTGCTACATTTAAGACAATTCCTCCTTTGGCGGGTGCCTTTCCGTCAACTTTCCGGTGGTTGGAACCGCCGGAACCTGATTGTCCTCATATCTCTACAATAGTCACGTGATAAAGGAACATAGCGGATGTCGCCGAGCCCCGGTCCTCGTCAGAAATTTCTGTTGACCTCTGTTCGCGCTCGATGGAAGTTGTTGACCATACAAACAAGTTTATACCCAACGAAAGATGTCGATCGACCCAGCTGGTTCACAGGCATCTCGCCAACTCCCCATCAATCTCTTCACCAGGTCTCCAACGGATGCCATCCCCCAGTCTACTTATTTCATTCCCTCCGCCTGGCGTCGATTCCAACTTTCAGAACTCATAAACCAGGTTCTCGGCAACACCGCCGAAAATGGAAATAAACCTGTGCCATTTGACTTCCTTGTGAACGGTGAAGTTCTTAGGGGTAGCTTGGAAGCGTGGGTGAAAAAGAACaggggaggagatgaagaaagtcAGATTGATGTTGAGTATGTGAGGAGTGTGATGCCGCCAGAGGAGGCTGCGAGGGTCGAAGTCGAGGATTGGGTGTCTggcttgagcttgagcagGAAGGGGTACGTTAAAATGATGCTGAAATGATTTATTTTCTGACATCGTCACAGATACGTGCTTCTTTCATCCTACCTGTCTCACCTGCAAGTCCTCCCTCTTTCAGCTGCTGCTCAATCCTCATCTGCTCTTTAcactcttcccctccctaCTTCCCTTGGTGCTACATCTTGTACCTGGGTTTCTCCTCAAACTCAAGAAATCGACATCCTCGTCGCTGCCGGTGGTGTTGACCGTCAAACGCACGTTTACTCTAttccctccctctcacCCGACACTGCCGATGCTCCTCGCGAACTCTACACCCTTCACGGCCACACCAGCCCTGTTTCTTCTGTCATCGCTAGCTCTTCTGGTAAAGAAATTGTAACCGGCTCGTGGGACGGTAACATCAACCTCTACGTCCTTCCTGACGCCGAGCCAACAGAACACCAAGTCCCTGCCGATCCCGTGTCTTATCTCCCTGGTCAAGGTACCAAGAAGCGTCGGAAGCTCGAGAAAGACCAAGAAAAGGCTCCTATAGAAGGTCTCACTGACGGCGATGCTACCGGCGAAGGTGGATGGAGGCGTGCGCCCGATGCTGTCATGCGCGGCCATGCGGGCAGGGTCGGTGGCCTCGTTTGGGACAAGCTTGACAGTGGCAAGATCTGGAGTGCTGGCTGGGACGGAAGCGTGCGTGgatgggaggtggagaCTGGTGCTGCTGGAGTGTTGAGGCAGGGACCGTTTGACAAGTCTGCCTTGTGTGTGGAtcagtggaagatgaatgGAACTCTGGCGACCGGTAACATGGACAGGACGATTTGTCTTTGGGATACTCGACAAGGTCAGTCACTGTCGTCCCATCCCTAGCTACGCATCTGACGTCAATTTCCTTAGCTACCTCCTTGATTTCCCTTACACTTCCCACCACGTCCCCCGTCCCCTCCGTTACATGCCATCCCACATCCCCCTTCACCCTCGCCTCTGCCACTTACTCTGGCGTTGTCCAAATCTGGGATATCCGATCACCCAAGACTGCCCTATTCACCGTTTCAAAGGCGCAGAGCAAGTTGGCCGATCCTAATAGAAAGGTCACGAAGAATGGCAAGGTTTTGGGTGAGAGGCTGTTGGCGGTTGActgggatggagaagtTTTGGTTGCGGGAGGTGAAGACGGCGAGGTTGGGATCTGGCGAGCGAGAGGAGAGTAAGGTCGGGGGATATCGAGACTGTATGCATAGGACTGTTTAAATAGTGATCCAGTGTCCCTCTTTCGCTGCTCTTACGACTTTTTCAGATGGATTGTGCGCCTTGCACCGAGTCGTTCCAAAGGCCCTTTCCGTCGAAGCGATTAAAATAACACTGTACCATTGGTCTACGTTCTCCATATTGACTAAAAGATATACCATTCAATGGGGCTAATGTTATTAACTTATTTCCCACTAGCCTCACATTTACTTGGCTTGAATCTGCCTATTAACAAGCTACAGCTGGAGCCTTATAAGTCTTTTCGTGACAACCCCCATCATTCTCTTTGATGAACAGATCGAGAAGGTATCGCGTAATTGGAGTATGAGTAGCTATCAGTCGGTGGTCCAGTGATCCAAGCATATGAGAGACTTACAATCAGGGAAGACGTACTCCGAATCCTTCAATTCATTACGCACATTGGAGTCCAGCAACTCTGCAAATCGTACTTATTCCAGAGACGACGGCCAAGGCTGTGGGCGGATAGTCTGTGTCGCCATACCCGATATCTCTTTTCCAACTACAGAGATCAAAGTATTATTAGCGACATGCACTTCGTGGGAGTACAGATTGAGATATCAAGCACATACCGAGTTCCAAACGTTGTCATGCGCTGTGCTAGGGCAACCGATCATACCGCATTCTGCGATGGTCCGTTGATAATCTCTCTCCGCTGCCTTCTCAGTGAAAAGACAAGGCTGCATTTGCAGGACTGGAAGACCAGCTGAGTCTATTGTAGGTAGACCCTGGGAGGTTCGTCAGGTATCGAAGGTTTGCCACATGAGAGCTTAGGTCGCTGCGGTAACGCTCCGTAACATATTGCAATGACACGCAAGCTGGCTTTATCATTGCTTGCATATAGTCGGCAATAACGAGTAGCACGAGTACTTATGATGTGCAGAGATGATGACCATTCTGATCATCCTTATAATGCGCCCTTTGTGACGAGTTATTAGCCGCGAATGACGATATAGGCAATGGACAGCAGAGCTGCTCACGTCTTGTAACCCCCGGGCGCGCAGTGCAACAGTTACATGCCAACTGCACCAGACCAGATCTAAAGAGTATTCAAAGGTAGGTCCCTGCCTCGAAATGCTGCCTCTTCCCAGCAGCGCCAAGACAGGCGATGGAAAGAAAGTGGGGTTGGATCATGATGTAGATCGTTGTGCACGCCGGTGTCGAACCGCTGTTGATAGTTTTTTTTATGGTGGTCAGCGAGGAGCGGACAAGACCGATGGGATAACAGTATtatgttcttcttcacatccATCTTGCATTCTACGAGTCCCACTTCTATATGCATGTGGCCCAAGCACTGCAGGCAGCGATACGCCAAtcccctctttccacaGCATACACATCCAAGTGCACAGAGGAAAAGCAACCACGCAGTCTTGGCCAAACGCGTCGCGAAGTCCTGGAATGCTTCTGGGCCTTGGGCAAATCGCGGCGGCGGGGACCCTTGTTTCTGATTCTTTCCTGCGGGCATGTtaagaaaaagaaaaaacaaCCCTTCTTTTGCTGCTCCTTCAGTTGGGGATCCACCACTGTTCACACAAACTATCATCCATACTTTCGGGCAGGTCCCATATTCTTTGTATCCCACTGCCACTCAGCAATCCAGCCCGACCGCCGGAAAAACAGCCAGAAGTCAGAGCGACCGTGTGTCTCGGAACACGGAGCACGGCAGCCACGGAATAACAACAACTGCTCGAGCACAGTGAATACCGGTGCATTGACCTTGACGACTCACTTCCATTGTCAGCCATCCAACCGCAGATTTGGTTAGCCCGTAGCGAGAGTGTTGTGTTATCCTACCAGTGAGTCTACCTTATACTCTATTTACAGTCACTGTCAGTAAATTACTATCCATCAGTCTATATCCTCGACGCCACGAAATAGCCTTGAGGGGTCCGACACGATCTGCTGCTGTTTCACCCATAGTCTCACCAAATCTAGACTTGGCAACCGCATCCTTTTAACTGTAATAAGGATTATTTATCGATCTCATCTCAAACATAACTACGCCTTTCCTTTCGCCACTTCCTTACACCACACGTCATTCTTATTCCCCCATTTGATCCTCTTCGTTTGAGTGTACACCCGTTCTCTTCACTATCACATTCATTTGACATCACATTCTTTACCAAGAACCACGGCTGGCCCGTATCCTCAAACTATCTTTTAAGATAATGCCTCACCCAAACGAACTCTTTCCCAGGATGGACTGGTACCGACGAGAGAACTGTGTTACCTGCAATGACACGACACCTACTTGCAattgctcttcttcggagAAATGCATTCTCTCTTCTAGGTGGGTTTGCTTGTCACTATCAAGACAAATAAAGCTGACAGGATTGAGTAGAACGTGCAGCCAGTGCCCTACAATTCAATGCATCGCCAAATCGTCAAGTTCAGGTGGATCAAGCGTTAACGTCGGTGCTATTGCCGGACCCATAGTAGCCGCTCTGGTGATTGCAAGTCTGGGATTGTTTTggtggatgagaaggaaaaaggtgaGTTATAATGATGATTCACTAAGAAGCGTACTGACAAAGCTGCAGGGAAGAGATCTCAAGCGTGTCGAAGAACTGGCCGAGCGAGCACGCAAAGCCGAATCAGCAGGTTTCCAGCTCTCCCCAGCCGGCTCTCCAGCTCCTGGTTCCGCCCACTCTCGTTCTCCCAACCCACACTatctccctcttccgcctccCTCAGCCACTCGCCGGTCACCATTACCCCCGGCGCCTGTCAATGCAGAATACTATGACGAAAATGGCGCGACAATCCGAGTATACTCTACGAACGGCACTATCAACGCTGATCCCAATGGTGACCCGTTTTCCGATAGACAAAGTATTTCAACGATGGGAAGTGGAGGTACAGCCAATATCATTCCTATCCAATGGATCCCACCTTCCAACTCGGAAGACGGGCTATCAAAGATGGCCACACAGCCTGGGCGAAGCGCGGCCGCCAGAGCACTTGATCAGGCGAGACAAAACCTATTCAAACCTGGTGCCGCCCCCACCCGACCCGCACGTTCCCCTGACCTCGACCTCCGTCTCAATTCCTCAAGCTCTTTTGACCCAAGCGTTTTGGAATCTCCCAACGCCAACACTTACCGCGACTCTTACCTCTCTGGTAACTCCGCCGCTCCATCCTACTTTTCCGGTCAATCCGATCTCAATATTGATGCGCCAAAGATTGTTACTTCGAAGCAAGTTCAAGTTGGAAGGCTGCAGCAAGCGGAGATGGTGCAatttggagggaagaatgCGCAGATGATGGAGGTTCTTGGCGGTTCGTCGAGTTTGAGGTCTACCAGGGATGACGATTACCCGTTTGACCAGCACCCTGCCGAACGCGGAGTGGGGCCTGCGCCAGGACTATCACCAAGCGATGCTTCCTTCCGATCAGGCAGGACTGGTGAAGCTGTTCGGACTCTCACTCCTACGAGTCGAaagtttgatgaagaggagagactTGAGAGTGGGTCCTCTTCTCCTGGCGACTTGCGGTTCTCCATGGGTAGTTTGGCGTACCGCGATAGCACAAGCACTATGGGTACGAGTCGGTACCTCGCCTCTGCTATCACTGTTGCTGTTCCTACCTCGGGCATATCTCCTACGCTCTTAACCTCTACCTCGACACCCAACATGGCCAACCACGAAGCAAGAGCGAGCGTCGTCTCATCCAAATCATACGCCGATTCCGTCCTTGGCGCTTTCCCCATGATCCCTCCCGACTCTCATCGCCCACCTCTCCCGCCCAATGCCAGCTTTATCGCAAACTCCAACTCTACCATACACACCAGTGTCCCACACTCTACATCCGTCGACACTCTTGATCGAGCTCTCATCTCCcgtccaccaccttcgtatcgcccacctcctcctggTCCGCGACCGCCCAGCTCAGCAAGAGGGTCGACAGCTGCGGAGCTGCTACGTGAGCACCGCgagggggaagatggtgaattcgatgagggtgaggaggaaaactcaggagggaggaagaagaaaaggccCGAGACGCAGGCGAGTGTAGCAGATAGTTTGTTGGGCAGTTTCCCGTTCGTTCCCCCGAATGTGGATGATCTTGCGGGTCTACCATCACCATCACAGAGAAGCTGAGTTTACGAATAAAAGGAGAATAAACATCAGAAAAGGAGTTGTCCTCTATGGGTTATGAACTGTGCGGTGAGGTGTATTCTATCAAGGGTTTCTTTCTActttaatttttttttctaaGGGTTATGTCTCA includes:
- a CDS encoding ribosome biogenesis protein YTM1 — its product is MSIDPAGSQASRQLPINLFTRSPTDAIPQSTYFIPSAWRRFQLSELINQVLGNTAENGNKPVPFDFLVNGEVLRGSLEAWVKKNRGGDEESQIDVEYVRSVMPPEEAARVEVEDWVSGLSLSRKGYVLLSSYLSHLQVLPLSAAAQSSSALYTLPLPTSLGATSCTWVSPQTQEIDILVAAGGVDRQTHVYSIPSLSPDTADAPRELYTLHGHTSPVSSVIASSSGKEIVTGSWDGNINLYVLPDAEPTEHQVPADPVSYLPGQGTKKRRKLEKDQEKAPIEGLTDGDATGEGGWRRAPDAVMRGHAGRVGGLVWDKLDSGKIWSAGWDGSVRGWEVETGAAGVLRQGPFDKSALCVDQWKMNGTLATGNMDRTICLWDTRQATSLISLTLPTTSPVPSVTCHPTSPFTLASATYSGVVQIWDIRSPKTALFTVSKAQSKLADPNRKVTKNGKVLGERLLAVDWDGEVLVAGGEDGEVGIWRARGE